A section of the Papio anubis isolate 15944 chromosome 4, Panubis1.0, whole genome shotgun sequence genome encodes:
- the ETS2 gene encoding protein C-ets-2 translates to MNDFGIKNMDQVAPVANSYRGTLKRQPAFDTFDGSLFAVFPSLNEEQTLQEVPTGLDSISHDSANCELPLLTPCSKAVMSQALKATFSGFKKEQRRLGIPKNPWLWSEQQVCQWLLWATNEFSLVNVNLQRFGMNGQMLCNLGKERFLELAPDFVGDILWEHLEQMIKENQEKTEDQYEENSHLTSVPHWINSNTIGFGTEQTPYGMQTQNYPKGGLLDSMCPASTPSVLSSEQEFQMFPKSRLSSVSVTYCSVSQDFPGSNLNLLTNNSGTPKDHDSPENGADSFESSDSLLQSWNSQSSLLDVQRVPSFESFEDDCSQSLCLNKPTMSFKDYIQERSDPVEQGKPVIPAAVLAGFTGSGPIQLWQFLLELLSDKSCQSFISWTGDGWEFKLADPDEVARRWGKRKNKPKMNYEKLSRGLRYYYDKNIIHKTSGKRYVYRFVCDLQNLLGFTPEELHAILGVQPDTED, encoded by the exons atgaATGATTTCGGAATCAAGAATATGGACCAGGTAGCCCCTGTGGCTAACAGTTACAGAGGGACACTCAAG CGCCAGCCAGCCTTTGACACCTTTGACGGGTCCCTGTTTgctgtttttccttctctaaatGAAGAGCAAACACTGCAAGAAGTGCCAACAGGCTTGGATTCCATTTCTCATG ACTCGGCCAACTGCGAGTTGCCTTTGTTAACCCCGTGCAGCAAGGCTGTGATGAGTCAAGCCTTAAAAGCTACCTTCAGTGGCTTCAAAAAGGAACAGCGGCGCCTCGGCATTCCGAAAA ACCCCTGGCTGTGGAGTGAGCAACAGGTATGCCAGTGGCTTCTCTGGGCCACCAATGAGTTCAGTCTGGTGAACGTGAATCTGCAGAGGTTCGGCATGAATGGCCAGATGCTGTGTAACCTTGGCAAGGAACGCTTTCTGGAGCTGGCACCTGACTTTGTGGGTGACATTCTCTGGGAACATCTGGAGCAAATGATCAAAG aaaaccaagaaaagacagaagatcAATATGAAGAAAATTCACACCTCACCTCCGTTCCTCATTGGATTAACAGCAATACAATAG GTTTTGGCACGGAGCAGACGCCCTACGGAATGCAGACACAGAATTACCCCAAAGGCGGCCTCCTGGACAGCATGTGTCCGGCCTCCACACCCAGCGTACTCAGCTCTGAGCAGGAGTTTCAGATGTTCCCCAAGTCTCGGCTCAGCTCCGTCAGCGTCACCTACTGCTCTGTCAGTCAGGACTTCCCAGGCAGCAACTTGAATTTGCTCACCAACAATTCTG GGACGCCCAAAGACCATGACTCCCCTGAGAACGGTGCAGACAGCTTCGAGAGCTCAGATTCCCTCCTGCAGTCCTGGAACAGCCAGTCGTCCTTGCTGGATGTGCAACGGGTTCCTTCCTTCGAGAGCTTCGAAGATGACTGCAGCCAGTCTCTCTGCCTCAATAAGCCAACCATGTCTTTCAAGGATTACATCCAAGAGAGGAGCGACCCGGTGGAGCAAGGCAAACCAGTTATACCTGCAGCCGTGCTGGCCGGCTTCACAG GAAGTGGACCTATTCAGCTGTGGCAGTTTCTCCTGGAGCTGCTATCTGACAAATCCTGCCAGTCATTCATCAGCTGGACTGGAGACGGATGGGAGTTTAAGCTCGCCGACCCCGATGAG GTGGCCCGCCggtggggaaagaggaaaaataagccCAAGATGAACTACGAGAAGCTGAGCCGGGGCTTACGCTATTATTACGACAAGAACATCATCCACAAGACGTCGGGGAAGCGCTACGTGTACCGCTTCGTGTGCGACCTCCAGAACTTGCTGGGGTTCACGCCCGAGGAACTGCACGCCATCCTGGGCGTCCAGCCCGACACGGAGGACTGA